The following are from one region of the Lacinutrix sp. Bg11-31 genome:
- a CDS encoding DUF3810 domain-containing protein, protein MLKNKKILIAFAIVPAFLLVKLLAKFPEFIETYYSKGLYPLTSKLFRYTLGWLPFSFGDFVYAFAIIYSIRWLIINRKRIFKDFRNWLIDVFSALSIVYIAFHLFWAMNYYRLPLHKNLNLKADYTTETLVKVTENLIAKSNAIHLKITKNDTIKVAFPYSKSQVMSKVPEGYTALQKTFPQLEYKGKSIKKSLLSFPLTYMGFSGYLNPLSNEAQVNSMIPVFKFPTTASHEVAHQLGYAAENEANFIGFLAATNNEDIYFKYSGYTFGLRHCLYEIYRRNPEQYEALVQTINPGVLKNYQDVRDFWNAHKNPIEPLFHSTYNTFLEANNQKGGMKSYSYVVALLVNYLQDKTL, encoded by the coding sequence ATGCTGAAAAACAAAAAAATATTAATTGCATTCGCCATAGTTCCTGCTTTTCTATTAGTAAAGTTATTAGCTAAGTTTCCAGAATTTATTGAAACCTATTATAGTAAAGGCTTATACCCATTAACCTCTAAATTGTTTCGTTATACTTTAGGTTGGTTACCATTTTCTTTTGGCGACTTTGTTTATGCCTTTGCAATTATCTATAGTATAAGATGGCTTATTATTAATAGGAAGCGCATTTTTAAGGATTTTAGAAATTGGTTAATAGATGTGTTTTCGGCATTATCTATCGTTTATATCGCGTTTCATTTGTTTTGGGCAATGAATTATTACCGATTACCGCTTCATAAAAACCTAAATTTAAAAGCAGATTATACTACCGAAACTCTTGTAAAGGTTACAGAAAACCTTATCGCAAAATCTAACGCAATTCATCTTAAAATTACAAAAAACGATACTATAAAAGTAGCATTCCCTTATTCTAAATCTCAAGTAATGTCTAAGGTACCCGAAGGTTATACGGCATTACAAAAAACGTTTCCGCAATTGGAATACAAAGGTAAGAGCATAAAAAAATCGTTACTTAGCTTCCCTTTAACTTATATGGGATTTAGCGGTTATTTAAATCCGTTATCTAACGAAGCACAAGTAAATAGTATGATACCTGTGTTTAAGTTTCCTACTACAGCATCTCACGAAGTGGCTCACCAATTAGGTTATGCTGCAGAAAATGAAGCAAATTTTATAGGCTTTTTAGCTGCTACAAATAATGAGGATATCTATTTTAAATACTCTGGTTACACGTTTGGTTTACGCCATTGTCTTTATGAAATCTATAGACGAAATCCAGAACAATACGAAGCGCTTGTACAAACCATTAATCCTGGAGTTTTAAAAAACTATCAAGACGTTCGAGACTTTTGGAATGCACATAAAAACCCAATAGAACCTTTATTTCATTCAACTTATAACACGTTTTTAGAAGCCAACAACCAAAAAGGAGGCATGAAAAGTTACAGTTATGTTGTTGCACTTTTAGTTAATTACCTACAAGACAAAACACTTTAA
- a CDS encoding aminoacyl-histidine dipeptidase, translating to MNSEIRALEPKELWNKFADLNAVPRPSKKEERVIAFMKDFGAKLGFETIEDEVGNVIIKKPATKGMEDRVTIVMQSHLDMVHQKNGDTTFNFDTQGIEMHVEGDWVKAKGTTLGADNGLGVATIMAILESTTIAHPAIEALFTIDEETGMTGAMGLKGGLLSGGILLNLDTEEDDEIGVGCAGGIDVTATRTYEEEETPEFKIGYHIVVKGLQGGHSGMQIHEGLGNANKIMNRLLFDGFENFGLRISEIDGGSLRNAIPRESNATVAIDAMHEEAFSTEMDLLIKSIQTEMKTMEPDLEVVISKVDTPEKIMDLGVQEGITRALYAALNGVFRMSADIPGLVETSNNVARVIIKDGAIKVGCLTRSSVESSKDDLANTLRATFELTGCEVELSGDYPGWAPNMESSILKVLSSLYEKINGEKANVAACHAGLECGILGQNYPEMEMISFGPTIKGAHSPDERASISSAKKYWNFVLEILKEIPKK from the coding sequence ATGAATTCAGAAATAAGAGCTTTAGAACCAAAAGAATTGTGGAACAAATTTGCCGACTTAAATGCAGTGCCAAGACCTTCTAAAAAAGAAGAACGTGTGATTGCTTTTATGAAGGATTTTGGAGCAAAACTAGGTTTCGAAACGATAGAAGATGAAGTTGGAAATGTTATTATTAAAAAGCCAGCGACAAAAGGAATGGAAGATCGCGTAACTATTGTTATGCAATCGCATTTAGATATGGTACACCAAAAAAATGGTGATACTACTTTTAATTTCGATACTCAAGGTATCGAGATGCATGTTGAAGGTGACTGGGTAAAAGCAAAAGGCACAACTTTAGGTGCAGATAATGGGCTAGGAGTGGCAACAATTATGGCTATTTTAGAAAGTACAACTATCGCGCATCCTGCAATTGAAGCGTTGTTTACTATAGATGAAGAAACTGGGATGACAGGTGCAATGGGACTAAAAGGAGGCTTGCTTTCTGGAGGTATTCTATTAAACTTAGATACAGAAGAGGACGATGAAATTGGAGTAGGATGTGCAGGAGGAATAGATGTAACTGCTACAAGAACTTACGAAGAAGAAGAAACACCTGAGTTTAAAATTGGGTACCATATTGTTGTAAAAGGTTTACAAGGCGGACACTCGGGAATGCAAATTCATGAAGGTTTAGGTAATGCAAATAAAATAATGAACCGTTTATTATTTGATGGTTTCGAAAACTTTGGTTTACGTATTTCTGAAATAGATGGTGGAAGTTTACGTAACGCAATACCAAGAGAGAGTAATGCTACTGTTGCTATAGATGCTATGCATGAAGAAGCTTTTTCTACTGAAATGGATTTACTAATAAAATCTATTCAAACAGAAATGAAAACAATGGAGCCAGATTTAGAAGTCGTAATTTCTAAAGTGGATACTCCAGAAAAAATAATGGACTTAGGTGTTCAAGAAGGTATTACTCGTGCTTTATATGCAGCTTTAAATGGTGTGTTTAGAATGAGTGCAGATATTCCAGGTTTAGTAGAAACATCTAATAACGTTGCAAGAGTAATTATTAAAGATGGTGCTATTAAAGTGGGTTGTTTAACACGTTCTTCAGTAGAGAGTTCTAAAGACGATTTAGCAAATACTTTAAGAGCAACTTTTGAGCTTACAGGTTGTGAGGTTGAGTTGTCTGGAGATTATCCTGGTTGGGCACCAAATATGGAGTCTTCTATATTAAAAGTATTAAGTAGTTTATACGAAAAAATAAACGGAGAGAAAGCAAACGTTGCTGCATGTCACGCAGGATTAGAATGTGGTATTCTTGGTCAAAACTATCCAGAGATGGAAATGATTAGTTTTGGACCTACTATTAAAGGAGCACACTCTCCAGATGAAAGAGCAAGTATTTCTTCGGCTAAAAAATATTGGAACTTTGTTTTAGAGATTTTAAAGGAAATTCCTAAAAAGTAA
- a CDS encoding T9SS type A sorting domain-containing protein, whose translation MKKILLILFLYSNFINAQELAVDNSSKITIENGASLNIGGLELAPSTTYDVSGAITITKSETPITGSNGISIDRVYNNSNAMNGFEGTMIFHYEDIELLNSGANESTLKLQVKESPSGIWAPFTGTIDQALNTITYTFSSIDFLSITASGDGITLPVEDFGNELEEIKIYPNPTASILKISTDRNLSYELYNLFGQRILRTKKSSIEMLYLPNAVYLLKVTDEDSNFSKSYKIVKE comes from the coding sequence ATGAAAAAAATACTACTTATTTTATTTCTTTATTCAAACTTTATTAATGCACAAGAATTAGCTGTGGATAATTCTAGTAAAATTACTATTGAAAATGGAGCCTCTTTAAATATTGGAGGCCTAGAATTAGCTCCTTCAACAACTTATGATGTTTCTGGAGCAATAACTATTACCAAATCAGAAACCCCTATCACAGGTTCCAATGGAATCAGTATAGATAGAGTTTATAATAATTCAAATGCCATGAATGGTTTTGAGGGCACTATGATTTTTCATTATGAAGATATTGAACTTCTAAATAGTGGTGCAAATGAGAGTACTCTTAAACTCCAAGTTAAGGAAAGCCCTAGCGGAATATGGGCACCATTTACAGGAACAATTGACCAAGCTTTAAACACAATTACTTATACCTTCTCTTCAATTGACTTTTTATCAATAACAGCAAGTGGAGATGGAATCACATTACCTGTGGAAGATTTTGGGAATGAACTTGAGGAAATTAAAATTTATCCTAATCCAACAGCTTCAATATTGAAAATATCTACCGATAGAAACCTGTCATATGAGTTATATAATCTCTTTGGACAACGAATTTTGAGAACAAAAAAATCATCCATTGAAATGTTATATTTACCAAATGCTGTTTATTTGTTAAAAGTAACAGATGAAGATTCTAACTTTTCAAAATCATATAAAATTGTAAAAGAATAG